The Peribacillus simplex genome contains a region encoding:
- a CDS encoding sigma-54 interaction domain-containing protein, which yields MADFSRDNILFYLEAILKTSKDAVTAVDKTGRVVYWNEAAENTYQIKSNEIIGKNIENYFQMKDIKLYEILKSKQPIFDVYHQPRPDKHISISSSPVFDHGGNLIGAISVDRDITATVKLNDKLSVTNSKLQDLKQQIINQAKNLPFSSIKGGSKIINQIKASAIKVATTDATVLILGESGVGKELFAQAIHESSSRKRKPFVPINCGAIPSPLFESEFFGYEKGSFTGAEKGGKAGKLEEANGGTLFLDELGTMPLDIQVKFLRTLQEGEIYRIGGTKAIKVDIRVIAATNSMLEEMVEKGEFREDLYYRLNVVPLHIPSLRERLEDVPELVNLFIEEFSIKYQKEIQFLSNDIMELFSSYHWPGNIRELRNFVERLVVMTDDAVLQASDILNILPQRAKKIPFENANITFQDEISLIEKERIKHALEKTHGNKTLAAKELGFSRVTLYKKITKYGL from the coding sequence ATAGCGGATTTTAGTAGAGATAATATCCTTTTTTATTTAGAAGCTATTTTAAAAACCAGTAAAGATGCAGTCACAGCTGTTGATAAAACGGGGCGGGTTGTTTACTGGAATGAAGCAGCAGAAAATACTTATCAAATTAAATCAAATGAAATAATAGGGAAAAACATAGAGAACTATTTTCAAATGAAGGATATTAAATTGTACGAAATATTAAAAAGTAAACAGCCAATTTTTGATGTTTATCATCAACCTCGGCCTGATAAGCATATTTCAATCAGTTCTTCTCCTGTTTTTGACCATGGTGGCAACCTGATTGGCGCCATATCGGTAGATCGTGATATTACAGCTACCGTAAAACTAAATGATAAGCTTTCAGTTACAAACTCAAAGCTACAAGATTTAAAACAGCAAATCATTAATCAGGCTAAAAACTTGCCTTTTTCCAGCATAAAAGGCGGCAGCAAAATTATTAATCAGATAAAGGCATCCGCTATTAAAGTAGCAACAACGGACGCAACAGTGCTGATATTAGGAGAAAGCGGTGTAGGAAAGGAACTTTTTGCACAGGCCATTCATGAGTCAAGTTCTAGAAAAAGAAAGCCATTTGTTCCTATTAATTGTGGTGCAATCCCTTCGCCTTTATTCGAAAGCGAGTTCTTCGGCTATGAAAAAGGTTCATTTACAGGAGCTGAAAAAGGTGGGAAAGCGGGAAAATTAGAAGAAGCAAATGGCGGTACACTATTTTTAGATGAATTAGGAACAATGCCATTAGATATCCAGGTTAAATTCTTGAGAACTCTTCAAGAAGGAGAAATATATAGAATAGGCGGCACAAAAGCAATCAAAGTAGACATAAGGGTAATAGCTGCAACAAACAGCATGCTAGAGGAGATGGTGGAAAAAGGGGAATTCAGGGAAGACTTATATTATCGTCTAAATGTGGTTCCCCTTCATATTCCTTCACTTCGAGAGAGATTAGAAGATGTTCCGGAGCTGGTAAATTTATTTATAGAAGAATTCTCTATTAAATATCAAAAAGAAATACAATTCCTATCCAATGATATCATGGAGTTATTTTCCTCATATCACTGGCCTGGTAACATAAGAGAATTAAGAAATTTTGTAGAAAGACTTGTGGTCATGACCGATGACGCAGTATTACAAGCCAGTGATATATTGAATATCCTTCCACAAAGGGCAAAAAAAATACCGTTTGAAAATGCTAATATCACCTTTCAAGATGAGATAAGCTTAATAGAAAAAGAACGAATAAAACATGCATTAGAAAAGACGCACGGTAATAAGACACTAGCAGCTAAGGAATTAGGATTTTCAAGAGTTACTCTTTACAAAAAGATAACAAAGTATGGACTTTAA
- a CDS encoding proline racemase family protein: MINFSKFIETIDTHTMGQPTRIIVSGVPKISGDTMIEKKNNLKKEIPWLRNLLMNEPRGHQDMFGAILCEPSQEGCDAGIIFMDSGDYLNMCGHGTIGTITAGIQFGLLPQKEMFFLDTPSGKVECTVKYKDQKVSQVSFRNVPSFVLEKNVNISIEGYGTIKLDIAFGGSIFAIVDASQFNLELKTSETLVLSKLGMRIKQILNEKFYFEHPQNPNICTVDLIEFSLKKDKNHYRNVVVFGNGQIDRSPCGTGTSAKLATLDLQVGESIIQESIIDSRFTGKVVGKTTVSGFDAIIPEITGAAWVTGLHRFALEETDPYQQGFTLNQQFVLENA; the protein is encoded by the coding sequence ATGATTAATTTTTCTAAGTTCATTGAAACAATCGATACCCACACAATGGGTCAGCCAACTAGAATCATTGTAAGTGGGGTTCCAAAAATTTCAGGAGATACAATGATAGAAAAAAAAAATAATCTTAAAAAAGAAATACCTTGGCTAAGAAATTTATTAATGAACGAACCACGCGGTCATCAGGATATGTTTGGGGCTATTCTTTGTGAACCTTCTCAAGAAGGCTGTGATGCGGGCATAATATTTATGGACAGCGGTGATTACCTTAATATGTGCGGTCATGGCACAATCGGCACCATTACTGCAGGTATACAGTTTGGCTTGTTACCTCAAAAGGAAATGTTTTTTCTTGATACACCGTCAGGCAAGGTAGAATGTACAGTTAAATATAAAGATCAGAAAGTTAGTCAAGTGTCGTTCCGGAATGTGCCATCTTTTGTTCTTGAAAAAAATGTGAATATTTCGATTGAAGGCTATGGAACCATCAAATTAGATATTGCTTTTGGCGGCAGCATATTTGCCATTGTAGACGCGTCACAATTTAATTTGGAATTAAAAACAAGCGAAACGCTTGTCTTATCTAAACTTGGTATGAGAATAAAACAAATACTTAATGAGAAATTTTATTTTGAGCATCCTCAAAACCCCAATATTTGCACGGTGGATCTTATAGAGTTCAGCTTAAAAAAGGACAAGAATCATTATCGTAATGTTGTTGTTTTTGGCAACGGACAAATTGACCGTTCCCCATGCGGCACAGGTACTTCAGCGAAATTAGCAACCTTGGATCTTCAAGTTGGTGAAAGTATTATTCAAGAAAGTATTATCGATTCCAGATTTACAGGTAAAGTAGTTGGGAAAACGACAGTATCAGGTTTCGATGCTATTATTCCTGAGATTACAGGGGCAGCCTGGGTTACCGGATTACATCGATTTGCTTTAGAAGAAACCGATCCATATCAACAAGGCTTTACCTTGAATCAACAGTTTGTATTGGAAAATGCTTAA
- a CDS encoding LysR family transcriptional regulator — translation MNIENIEAFIYVCQLGSFNKAAEALYLTQPSVTARIQSLEREIDLKLFHRNGNKISLTEKGEYFFPHAQKILQSYQEAKYGLQQVTVPFELVLGSALSISNNILPDILPAFKSKFKDVRIKIITGHSKDILHKVINKEVDFGIIRTETHPQVESIRLYNDPISLVVPSNHPFLKEERVTVEDVSKQPLIFFDYGSIDWLIIHRLFQSNGVNPNIYVEVDNMETAKNLVLQGLGISFLPEHCVRKEIENEELFRVEMTPPVKTNISIDFIYLKGKTKSVFMDFLKNKMFEKQ, via the coding sequence ATGAATATTGAAAATATTGAAGCCTTCATTTATGTTTGTCAACTAGGTAGTTTCAATAAAGCAGCCGAGGCTCTTTATTTAACTCAACCTTCTGTAACAGCACGTATTCAATCCCTTGAACGTGAAATTGATTTAAAGCTTTTTCATCGAAACGGAAATAAAATTTCTTTAACTGAAAAGGGAGAATATTTCTTTCCACACGCACAAAAAATTCTTCAATCTTATCAGGAAGCAAAGTACGGATTACAACAAGTAACTGTTCCTTTTGAGCTAGTACTTGGGAGTGCTTTGTCCATTTCCAACAACATTCTACCTGATATTTTGCCTGCTTTTAAATCTAAGTTCAAGGATGTTAGAATCAAAATTATAACAGGACATTCTAAAGATATTTTACACAAGGTCATTAATAAAGAGGTTGACTTTGGCATTATACGAACAGAAACCCATCCCCAAGTAGAATCAATTCGTCTTTATAATGATCCAATTAGCCTTGTTGTCCCTTCAAATCATCCTTTTTTAAAAGAAGAAAGAGTAACAGTAGAGGATGTAAGTAAACAGCCTCTAATCTTTTTTGATTATGGATCTATCGATTGGCTTATCATTCATCGTCTATTTCAAAGTAATGGTGTAAATCCGAATATATATGTAGAAGTTGACAATATGGAAACGGCTAAAAATTTAGTATTACAAGGTCTAGGCATTAGCTTTTTACCTGAGCATTGTGTAAGGAAGGAAATAGAAAATGAAGAGTTATTTAGAGTGGAAATGACTCCTCCCGTAAAAACGAATATTAGTATAGACTTTATCTATTTAAAAGGTAAAACTAAATCTGTTTTTATGGATTTTTTAAAAAATAAAATGTTTGAAAAACAATAA
- a CDS encoding aspartate/glutamate racemase family protein — translation MKKVVGIIGGMGPLATVDLMNKIISYTPAKKDQDHIHIIVDNYSQIPDRTTAILGKGTDPTPFIVQSAQRLENAGADFLVMACNTAHFYFQSIKESVSIPILHMPLETARFLHVNNMRRVGLLATDGTINTKLYQQSCQFYDIHAIEPDKQMQEEVMEGIYAIKGSDLEKGRLYLSRVADKLIKRGAEAIIAGCTEIPLVLKSSQNICMIDPTAILAKSAIKTATETESAKAIG, via the coding sequence ATGAAAAAAGTAGTTGGGATTATTGGTGGAATGGGACCATTAGCAACTGTTGATTTAATGAATAAAATAATTTCTTATACACCTGCAAAGAAAGACCAGGATCATATCCATATTATCGTGGACAATTATTCACAAATACCTGATCGTACAACAGCTATTTTGGGAAAGGGTACAGATCCGACTCCTTTTATTGTACAATCGGCACAAAGGCTAGAAAATGCTGGTGCGGATTTTCTGGTAATGGCTTGCAATACTGCTCACTTTTACTTTCAATCAATAAAAGAATCCGTTAGTATCCCGATTCTACATATGCCTTTAGAAACAGCTCGCTTTTTACACGTAAATAATATGAGGAGAGTAGGTTTGTTGGCCACTGATGGAACAATAAACACAAAACTGTACCAACAAAGCTGTCAATTCTACGATATTCATGCAATAGAGCCTGATAAGCAAATGCAAGAGGAAGTGATGGAAGGAATATATGCTATTAAAGGGAGTGATTTGGAAAAAGGTCGTTTATACCTTTCAAGAGTAGCTGATAAATTAATAAAAAGAGGGGCAGAAGCTATAATAGCAGGTTGTACAGAAATCCCTCTTGTACTTAAATCATCCCAAAATATTTGTATGATTGACCCAACAGCAATTTTAGCCAAATCGGCAATTAAAACAGCTACTGAGACAGAATCAGCTAAAGCAATTGGGTAA
- a CDS encoding dicarboxylate/amino acid:cation symporter: MKKFFAFQVLIALFIGALIGHFFPVLGQSLRPIGDAFIHLIKMIVVPIVFTTIVIGSAGDGNMKKMGSLGLKTIIWFEFITTLILGLGLILVNILKPGAGLNLSHLAQKDITQLNESVTKVVDFKTMLVNIIPSNIVDAMAKSDLLAVIFFAILFGAAAGAIGKKSEPAMKFMESVANIMFKLTQMVMVTAPIGVLALMAASVGQYGIALLIPMTKLIGVVYLGLAIVIFVLFPIIGWILKISYFKVFRMVWDLFLIAFSTTSTETILPQLMERMEAYGCSKRVVSFVIPSGLSLNCDGSTLYLSVCSIFLAQAYGIPMDFGQQLIVMGVLVATSKGIAAVPSGSLVVLLATASAVGLPAEGVAIIAGIDRVLDMARTACNTPGHVLACIVVSKWEKEFRQGEWKAQTEQSSIRQVPPTF; encoded by the coding sequence ATGAAAAAGTTTTTTGCTTTTCAAGTATTAATAGCACTGTTTATTGGAGCACTTATCGGACATTTTTTTCCTGTACTTGGCCAATCCTTAAGACCAATTGGCGACGCTTTTATTCATCTTATTAAAATGATTGTTGTGCCTATTGTTTTCACCACTATCGTCATTGGGTCAGCAGGCGACGGGAACATGAAAAAAATGGGTTCATTAGGACTTAAAACAATTATTTGGTTTGAATTTATTACCACTCTGATTCTAGGTTTAGGTCTTATACTTGTTAACATTTTAAAGCCTGGTGCCGGGCTCAATTTGTCCCATCTTGCTCAAAAGGATATCACACAATTGAATGAAAGCGTTACCAAAGTTGTCGATTTTAAAACGATGCTTGTTAATATCATTCCAAGCAACATTGTTGATGCGATGGCAAAAAGTGATTTATTAGCTGTTATATTCTTCGCCATTTTATTTGGGGCAGCTGCTGGAGCAATTGGCAAAAAGTCAGAGCCGGCAATGAAGTTTATGGAATCAGTTGCAAATATCATGTTTAAACTGACACAAATGGTCATGGTAACGGCACCGATTGGTGTACTCGCTCTCATGGCAGCCTCTGTAGGTCAGTATGGCATTGCCCTTTTAATCCCTATGACAAAGTTGATTGGGGTTGTGTATCTTGGGCTTGCTATAGTTATTTTTGTTCTATTCCCAATAATTGGCTGGATCTTGAAGATTTCTTACTTTAAAGTGTTTCGAATGGTATGGGATTTGTTCCTTATCGCTTTTTCAACAACAAGTACGGAAACCATTCTGCCTCAGTTAATGGAACGAATGGAAGCATACGGTTGTTCGAAACGCGTTGTTTCATTCGTTATTCCTTCTGGGCTATCACTGAATTGTGATGGTTCGACATTGTACCTTTCTGTTTGCTCTATTTTCTTGGCACAAGCATATGGCATCCCGATGGATTTTGGCCAACAGTTGATTGTAATGGGAGTTCTTGTTGCAACCTCAAAAGGAATTGCCGCTGTTCCATCCGGTTCGCTAGTTGTCCTTTTGGCTACCGCCTCAGCAGTAGGGCTTCCTGCAGAAGGCGTCGCAATTATTGCAGGAATTGACCGTGTGCTGGATATGGCACGTACTGCTTGTAATACTCCTGGACATGTTCTCGCTTGTATTGTTGTTTCGAAGTGGGAAAAAGAATTCCGTCAGGGAGAATGGAAAGCACAAACCGAACAGTCAAGCATTCGGCAGGTGCCACCAACATTTTGA
- a CDS encoding VOC family protein: protein MKIIVTSIFVQDQDKALEFYSEKLGFVKKHDVPMGKFRWITLVSPEAHDGTELLLEPNEHPAAQEYQKKIFAEGIPATMFGVADIHEEYKRLLENGVKFTMEPTKMGEVTIAVFDDTCGNLIQISQQ from the coding sequence ATGAAAATCATTGTTACCAGCATATTCGTACAAGATCAAGATAAGGCACTGGAATTTTACTCAGAAAAGCTGGGATTTGTAAAAAAGCATGACGTTCCCATGGGGAAATTCAGGTGGATAACGCTTGTTTCTCCCGAAGCTCATGACGGTACCGAGCTTTTACTCGAACCGAATGAGCATCCTGCCGCACAGGAGTATCAAAAGAAGATATTTGCCGAGGGCATCCCGGCAACAATGTTCGGCGTTGCAGATATTCATGAAGAGTACAAACGATTATTGGAAAACGGCGTGAAGTTTACTATGGAGCCGACAAAAATGGGCGAAGTCACAATAGCTGTCTTCGACGATACATGCGGCAACCTTATACAGATATCGCAGCAGTAA